A stretch of the Pan troglodytes isolate AG18354 chromosome 20, NHGRI_mPanTro3-v2.0_pri, whole genome shotgun sequence genome encodes the following:
- the ZNF266 gene encoding zinc finger protein 266 (The RefSeq protein has 1 substitution compared to this genomic sequence), which produces MLENYKNLATVGYQLFKPSLISWLEQEESRTVQRGDFQASEGKVQLKAKELALQQDVLGEPTSSGIQMIGSHNGGEVSDVKQCGDVSREHSCLKTHVRTQNSENTFECHLYGVDFLTLHKKTSTGEQRSVFSQCGKAFSLNPDVVCQRTCTGEKAFDCSDSGKSFINHSHLQGHLRTHNGESLHEWKECGRGFIHSTDLAVHIQTHRSEKPYKCKECGKGFRYSAYLHIHMGTHTGDNPYECKECGKAFTRSCQLTQHRKTHTGEKPYKCKDCGRAFTVSSCLSQHMKIHVGEKPYECKECGIAFTRSSQLTEHLKTHTAKDPFECKICGKSFRNSSCLSDHFRIHTGIKPYKCKDCGKAFTQNSDLTKHARTHSGERPYECKECGKAFARSSRLSEHTRTHTGEKPFECVKCGKAFAISSNLSGHLRIHTGEKPFECLECGKAFTHSSSLNNHMRTHSAKKPFTCMECGKAFKFPTCVNLHMRIHTGEKPYKCKQCGKSFSYSNSFQLHERTHTGEKPYECKECGKAFSSSSSFRNHERRHADERLSA; this is translated from the exons ctTCAGAAGGGAAAGTGCAACTTAAAGCCAAAGAGTTAGCCCTTCAGCAGGATGTTTTGGGGGAGCCAACCTCCAGTGGGATTCAAATG ATAGGAAGCCACAACGGAGGGGAGGTCAGTGATGTTAAGCAATGTGGAGATGTCTCCAGGGAACACTCATGCCTTAAGACACATGTGAGAACTCAAAATAGTGAGAACACATTTGAGTGTCATCTGTATGGAGTAGACTTCCTTACTCTGCACAAGAAAACCTCTACTGGAGAGCAACGTTCTGTATTTAGTCAGTGTGGAAAAGCCTTCAGCCTGAACCCAGATGTTGTTTGCCAGAGAACGTGCACAGGAGAGAAAGCTTTTGATTGCAGTGACTCTGGGAAATCCTTCATTAATCATTCACACCTTCAGGGACATTTAAGAACTCACAATGGAGAAAGTCTCCATGAATGGAAGGAATGTGGGAGAGGCTTTATTCACTCCACAGACCTTGCTGTGCATATACCAACTCACAGGTCagaaaaaccctacaaatgtaaggaatgtggaaaaGGATTTAGATATTCTGCATACCTTCATATTCACATGGGAACTCACACTGGAGACAATCCCTATGAGTGTAAggagtgtgggaaagccttcaccAGGTCTTGTCAACTTACTCAGCACAGAaaaactcacactggagagaaaccttataaaTGTAAGGATTGTGGGAGAGCCTTCACTGTTTCCTCTTGCTTAAGTCAACATATGAAAATCCATGTGGGTGAGAAGCCTTATGAATGCAAGGAATGTGGGATAGCCTTCACTAGATCTTCTCAACttactgaacatttaaaaactcaCACTGCAAAGGATCCCTTTGAATGTAAGATATGTGGAAAATCCTTTAGAAATTCCTCATGCCTCAGTGATCACTTTCGAATTCACACTGGAATAAAACCCTATAAATGTAAGGATTGTGGGAAAGCCTTCACTCAGAACTCAGACCTTACTAAGCATGCACGAACTCACAGTGGAGAGAGgccctatgaatgtaaggaatgtggaaagGCCTTTGCCAGATCCTCTCGCCTTAGTGAACATACaagaactcacactggagagaagccttTTGAATGTGTcaaatgtgggaaagcctttgcTATTTCTTCAAATCTTAGTGGACATttgagaattcacactggagagaagcccttTGAGTGCCTGGAATGTGGTAAAGCATTTACGCATTCCTCTAGTCTTAATAATCACATGCGGACCCACAGCGCCAAAAAACCATTCACGTGTatggaatgtggcaaagcctttaagtTTCCCACGTGTGTTAACCTTCACATGCGGATccacactggagaaaaaccctacaaatgtaaacAGTGTGGGAAATCCTTCAGTTACTCCAATTCGTTTCAGTTACATGAAcgaactcacactggagagaaaccctatgaatgtaaggagtgtgggaaagccttcagttcTTCCAGTTCCTTTCGAAATCATGAAAGAAGGCATGCGGATGAGAGACTGTCAGCAtaa
- the ZNF266 gene encoding zinc finger protein 266 isoform X4, which yields MLENYKNLATVGYQLFKPSLISWLEQEESRTVQRGDFQASEGKVQLKAKELALQQDVLGEPTSSGIQMIGSHNGGEVSDVKQCGDVSREHSCLKTHVRTQNSENTFECHLYGVDFLTLHKKTSTGEQRSVFSQCGKAFSLNPDVVCQRTCTGEKAFDCSDSGKSFINHSHLQGHLRTHNGESLHEWKECGRGFIHSTDLAVHIPTHRSEKPYKCKECGKGFRYSAYLHIHMGTHTGDNPYECKECGKAFTRSCQLTQHRKTHTGEKPYKCKDCGRAFTVSSCLSQHMKIHVGEKPYECKECGIAFTRSSQLTEHLKTHTAKDPFECKICGKSFRNSSCLSDHFRIHTGIKPYKCKDCGKAFTQNSDLTKHARTHSGERPYECKECGKAFARSSRLSEHTRTHTGEKPFECVKCGKAFAISSNLSGHLRIHTGEKPFECLECGKAFTHSSSLNNHMRTHSAKKPFTCMECGKAFKFPTCVNLHMRIHTGEKPYKCKQCGKSFSYSNSFQLHERTHTGEKPYECKECGKAFSSSSSFRNHERRHADERLSA from the exons ctTCAGAAGGGAAAGTGCAACTTAAAGCCAAAGAGTTAGCCCTTCAGCAGGATGTTTTGGGGGAGCCAACCTCCAGTGGGATTCAAATG ATAGGAAGCCACAACGGAGGGGAGGTCAGTGATGTTAAGCAATGTGGAGATGTCTCCAGGGAACACTCATGCCTTAAGACACATGTGAGAACTCAAAATAGTGAGAACACATTTGAGTGTCATCTGTATGGAGTAGACTTCCTTACTCTGCACAAGAAAACCTCTACTGGAGAGCAACGTTCTGTATTTAGTCAGTGTGGAAAAGCCTTCAGCCTGAACCCAGATGTTGTTTGCCAGAGAACGTGCACAGGAGAGAAAGCTTTTGATTGCAGTGACTCTGGGAAATCCTTCATTAATCATTCACACCTTCAGGGACATTTAAGAACTCACAATGGAGAAAGTCTCCATGAATGGAAGGAATGTGGGAGAGGCTTTATTCACTCCACAGACCTTGCTGTGCATATACCAACTCACAGGTCagaaaaaccctacaaatgtaaggaatgtggaaaaGGATTTAGATATTCTGCATACCTTCATATTCACATGGGAACTCACACTGGAGACAATCCCTATGAGTGTAAggagtgtgggaaagccttcaccAGGTCTTGTCAACTTACTCAGCACAGAaaaactcacactggagagaaaccttataaaTGTAAGGATTGTGGGAGAGCCTTCACTGTTTCCTCTTGCTTAAGTCAACATATGAAAATCCATGTGGGTGAGAAGCCTTATGAATGCAAGGAATGTGGGATAGCCTTCACTAGATCTTCTCAACttactgaacatttaaaaactcaCACTGCAAAGGATCCCTTTGAATGTAAGATATGTGGAAAATCCTTTAGAAATTCCTCATGCCTCAGTGATCACTTTCGAATTCACACTGGAATAAAACCCTATAAATGTAAGGATTGTGGGAAAGCCTTCACTCAGAACTCAGACCTTACTAAGCATGCACGAACTCACAGTGGAGAGAGgccctatgaatgtaaggaatgtggaaagGCCTTTGCCAGATCCTCTCGCCTTAGTGAACATACaagaactcacactggagagaagccttTTGAATGTGTcaaatgtgggaaagcctttgcTATTTCTTCAAATCTTAGTGGACATttgagaattcacactggagagaagcccttTGAGTGCCTGGAATGTGGTAAAGCATTTACGCATTCCTCTAGTCTTAATAATCACATGCGGACCCACAGCGCCAAAAAACCATTCACGTGTatggaatgtggcaaagcctttaagtTTCCCACGTGTGTTAACCTTCACATGCGGATccacactggagaaaaaccctacaaatgtaaacAGTGTGGGAAATCCTTCAGTTACTCCAATTCGTTTCAGTTACATGAAcgaactcacactggagagaaaccctatgaatgtaaggagtgtgggaaagccttcagttcTTCCAGTTCCTTTCGAAATCATGAAAGAAGGCATGCGGATGAGAGACTGTCAGCAtaa